One genomic region from Drosophila busckii strain San Diego stock center, stock number 13000-0081.31 chromosome 3R, ASM1175060v1, whole genome shotgun sequence encodes:
- the LOC108603229 gene encoding uncharacterized protein LOC108603229: MKRFDCFNLRSFGFSLASLDALLALSILSLSSYHLYYDFMDFTFSQQTDVQILSPFGTFVATLVDYVLVHEFSQAFYMILTITVWIKALINFVVACILIDGIKQRRLICIAPWLINSCVSMLIEIAIFVSLELKIDEVDASIDRRIARSVLFGVFLVINALFTYGIYALYRSLKSTTNENRVMHESIEETSGMFQHIKV, from the exons atgaaacgtTTCGATTGCTTCAATTTGCGCtcctttggctttagcttagCCTCTCTGGATGCGCTGCTAGCGTTGAGCATTCTAAGTCTAAGCAGCTATCATTTATATTATGACTTTATGGACTTTACATTCTCGCAGCAAACTGATGTGCAGATTCTAAGTCCTTTTGGCACATTTGTAGCTACACTGg ttGACTATGTCTTAGTGCACGAATTCTCGCAGGCTTTCTATATGATTCTAACTATAACTGTTTGGATAaaggctttaattaatttcgtGGTAGCATGCATACTCATCGATGGCATTAAACAG CGTCGTCTCATTTGCATTGCGCCCTGGCTTATCAATTCGTGTGTATCCATGCTTATTGAAATTGCTATATTTGTAAGCTTGGAACTCAAAATAGATGAAGTGGATGCGTCCATAGATCGACGCATAGCACGCAGCGTGCTATTTGGCGTATTTTTAG TTATAAATGCGCTGTTCACATATGGAATATATGCGCTTTATCGCTCGttaaagtcaacaacaaatgaaaatcgTGTGATGCATGAAAGCATTGAAGAAACTTCGGGTATGTTTCAGCATATCAAAGTGTAA
- the LOC108603230 gene encoding V-type proton ATPase subunit G, which produces MASQTQGIQQLLAAEKKAAEKVAEARKRKARRLKQAKDEATEEIEKFRQERERSFKEFEAKHMGSREGVAAKIDADTRVKLADMEAAIRTRKEPVIQEILQFVYNISPEVHKNYNRK; this is translated from the exons ATGGCAAGCCAAACGCAGGGAATTCAGCAATTGCTGGCCGCTGAAAAGAAGGCAGCTGAGAAGGTGGCAGAGGCCAGAAAAC GCAAAGCAAGAAGATTGAAGCAAGCCAAGGATGAGGCCACCGAGGAGATCGAGAAGTTCCGTCAGGAACGCGAACGCTCCTTCAAAGAGTTCGAGGCCAAG CACATGGGCAGCCGCGAAGGTGTTGCAGCTAAGATCGATGCTGACACCCGCGTGAAGCTCGCTGATATGGAGGCTGCCATTCGCACACGCAAGGAGCCCGTTATTCAGGAGATTTTACAGTTTGTGTATAACATTTCACCTGAGGTGCACAAGAACTACAACCGAAAGTAA
- the LOC108601944 gene encoding alpha-taxilin, with amino-acid sequence MDKASKGKRVVREEKQREQKLEEVVLKSLDECSTPEDKLKSLLQRHVESEKNVTRLTADMRTLQRHMEAQAREKEQVQRELNKSVLMRDKLQEVCREQQRIIKSVKNESMLQIKIEEERRKESQTKFQSSLNDVQKSLTKNNEENIKLRDYNIEMTKKLKLLAEQYQARENHLEKLNEQVHLESQLNQAKLSKAQVEAAMEREILTKENQIGLEKLLKAQHAIKELTDREVQLKDQLNIYTSKYDEFQQSLQKSNEVFSSYKVELEKMSKHTKKIEKDALGWRQKYEKANAQVIELATEKQMRDQHSERLQKQVEQLQKLLRALQLERTTLHQTLREHNIEIPAMPQLPPEPEPIKTEPANADKAKMELMTRNCAELKETLANLQNQMKKLTTNDAKIVAAESEKIKAAEEQQRIKKNNKKKARSKAKAAAAAAAAEAATSKCESDNASEELPLAEEPQLESNASNGTSEEQSQSNGDEQPKETEPESPETVGDAAPEPIDLKDVPDLIDDKSD; translated from the exons ATGGACAAGGCGAGTAAAGGGAAACGAGTGGTGCGTGAGGAAAAGCAGCGCGAGCAGAAGCTCGAAGAAGTG GTGCTGAAATCCTTGGATGAATGCAGCACCCCAGAGGACAAACTAAAATCTCTACTGCAGCGCCATGTGGAGAGCGAAAAGAATGTGACTCGCCTAACGGCAGATATGCGCACGCTGCAGCGACACATGGAAGCCCAGGCACGGGAGAAGGAGCAGGTGCAGCGTGAGCTCAACAAGAGTGTCTTGATGCGGGATAAATTGCAAGAAGTGTGTCGCGAGCAGCAACGCATTATTAAGTCTGTGAAAAATGAAAGTAtgctgcaaatcaaaattgaGGAGGAGCGCCGCAAGGAGAGTCAGACTAAATTTCAGTCCTCGCTGAACGATGTGCAAAAATCATTGACCAAGAACAATGAAGAGAACATCAAATTGCGTGATTACAACATCGAAATGACCAAAAA gtTAAAGTTATTGGCGGAGCAGTACCAGGCACGCGAGAATCATTTGGAGAAACTGAACGAGCAGGTGCATCTGGAGTCGCAGCTCAATCAGGCCAAACTCAGCAAGGCCCAAGTAGAGGCTGCTATGGAACGCGAGATTTTAACAAA GGAAAATCAAATTGGACTGGAAAAATTGCTCAAGGCACAACACGCCATAAAGGAACTGACTGACCGCGAAGTGCAACTTAAGGATCAACTGAATATTTATACTTCTAAGTACGACGAATTTCAGCAATCGCTGCAAAAGTCCAATGAAGTATTTAGCAGCTACAAAGTCGAATTGGAGAAAATGTCCAAGCACACCAAGAAGATTGAAAAGGATGCACTGGGCTGGCGTCAAAAGTATGAGAAGGCAAATGCCCAAGTCATTGAATTGGCCACCGAGAAGCAGATGCGTGATCAGCATTCGGAGCGCCTCCAAAAGCAGGTGGAGCAACTGCAGAAATTGTTGAGGGCTTTGCAGTTAGAGCGCACCACATTGCATCAGACGCTGCGTGAGCATAATATTGAAATACCTGCCATGCCACAGCTGCCGCCAGAGCCTGAGCCCATCAAGACTGAACCCGCCAATGCGGACAAGGCTAAAATGGAGCTAATGACGCGCAACTGTGCTGAACTCAAAGAAACACTGGCTAATTTGCAGAATCAAATGAAAAAGCTGACCACGAATGATGCCAAAATAGTTGCAGCTGAATCGGagaaaattaaagcagccGAGGAACAGCAAAGAATCAAGaagaataacaaaaagaaGGCCAGATCGAAGGCAaaggctgcagctgcggctgctgctgctgaggcagcaacatcaaaatGCGAATCTGATAATGCCTCTGAAGAGCTGCCTCTAGCAGAGGAGCCTCAGCTGGAGTCGAATGCCAGCAACGGCACCAGCGAGGAGCAATCGCAGTCAAATGGTGATGAACAACCTAAGGAAACTGAGCCAGAATCTCCGGAAACTGTGGGCGATGCTGCCCCAGAGCCCATTGACCTAAAGGATGTGCCTGATCTAATCGATGACAAGTCCGATTAG